TTCTTCATGAAGTAGACCCACACCTTTCTTGTGgagtcatcaataaaggtcacaTAGTAGTACGAACCTCCTAGCGATGCAACAGGAGCGGGTTCCCACACATCTGTGTGCaccagctctaacttctcagattTTGGCTCTCTTCCTCCTTTTAAGAAACTAACCCGTTTCTGCTTTCCAAGGATGCAGCTTTCACACATCTGATGATCCACCGTCTTCAGATCTGGAAGAGCGCCATTTGCCACCATGAGTTTCATccctttctcactcatgtgcCCCAATCTACAATGCCACAACTTGGTCTGTTTGGCATCCTCAACAACAGTAACAGTGTCTTCATAGCTCGTCGTCATATAAAGAGTACCTCTTTTATGACCTCTAGCAACCACCATGGAACCTTTTCTGACTCTCCAGGCTCCACCACCAAAATTAACATCGTGCCCCGTATCATCAAGTTGGCCTACTGAAATCAGATTTCGCATCAACTTTGGCACATGTCTGACCTTCGTAATCTTCCACACACATCCGTCTGACATCTTCAGGTTGATATCTCCAATACCAACTATGTCCAAAGGTAATCCATCAGCAAGATATACCTTTCCGTAATTTCCCGCAACATAATTTTCCATGATGTTATGGTGCGGTGTGGTGTGGAATGACGCTCCTGAGTCAAGAACCCATGAATCGACTAGGCTATCAACATAGGAGATTGACGCTTTGGTGTTATTTCCAGCTGCACCACGAGCTTCACTTTTCCTCGGAGAATCAACAGACACTACCAATGCATCAGCGATTTCACGTGTCACTGCATTGGCTCCGCCTCTAGTGTTGTCTTCCTCCTTCGGTGGTGCTCGACAATTCTTCTTGATGTGACCTGTCTTTCCACAATTCCAGCACTCTGCAGGCTGTCGGAATTTAGACTGACCCCGTCCATTCCTTGACTTCGATCTGCCATTACTCCGGTTATTTCTATCTGGGTTTCTCCCTCTGTTTTCCACGTTGAAAGCAGAGCTCGTTGATGCCTCCCCAGAGTCTATCCTTCGAACTTCCTCAGCAAGGATACGATCTCTAACATCATTGAATTTGAGCTTTTGAGTACCCACAGAGTTACTAACCGCTGCCCTCATCGGCTCCCAACTATTTGGCAGAGATGCCAACAAAATCAGTGCTCGCACTTCATCATCAAACTCGATTTCAACCGATGACAGTTGGTTGACAATCGTGTTGAACTCGTTCACATGTGCGGCAACCAGGCCACCTTCTTCCATCttcaaatgaaagagtttcttCATGAGAAATACCTTATTGTTTGCCGAAGGTTTCTCATACATATCAGAGAGAACTTTCATGAGCCCTTTCGTGGTCTTCTCCTTCGCAACGTTGTGAGCAACGTTTTTCGACAGTGTTAACCTTATAACACCCAGAACTTGTCTGTCAAGGAGCTCCCACTCATCCTGATCCATCTTCTCAGGCTTCTTGCTCAGCGGTTGATGAAGCTTCTTTCCGTACAGATAATCTTCAATTTGCATTCTCCAAAATGCATAATCTGTACCGTCAAATTTCCCGATACTGTGCGCCAAACCGTCTTCGCCTCCCATCGTTTCTGGAACCACCGTGTATTAGAACACCTTCGTCGACAAACCGATGTTACCGACAAAATTCACTATTCACGAAGTACTGTTCACGTGAATAGTAACCCCGCAAAAAATTTGACCGATCACCGTAACtcaggctctgataccagttgttAGGAAATACGCGGTCAAATTTTGCGTAAAACCAGAATTTATGGGAGCGGGAAAAAGGAGCACACACACcaaattgttaacggagttcggccaatgTTGCCTACGTCTCCAGACCTGCTATAGATCTTTTATTATTTACCAGGGAAATTTTACAAGCTCACTACTCACACcccgatcccaaatacactCAGAAATTACTCGTAATttcttaaagaagattttttgtgaaaaaaaagttttttttttttttttttttttctctctctctcacgttttttctcttcttcttctcttcttcttctctctgtttttcttgtttgggatgattttccccttctccttcatgcaTGTATTTATAGGAGGGGATTTGTGAGTTGGTGGTGAGTTGGTGTAACAACCAAACTTACCAACCAAAAAACCAAAGAGAAAAAACGTGTTCTTCACCATCACCAACTTGCATGCGTTGATTTTTGACCAACATGAAGTTGGAAACATGATTGCCGAAGCAATGAGCAAAGTGGGCAGGAAATGTGTGGTGACACTTGAGGAGGGTAAAAGCGCTGAGAATTACCTTTACGTGGTGGAAGGAATGCAGTTTGACCGTGGCTATATCTCCCCATACTTCGTTACAGACAGTGAGAAAATGTCTGTGGAGTATGAAAATTGCAAGGTAAGTGTTTCTTAGTTCACAGCTACAGGAATGATAGATAGACTAACAAAGCTTTTTATTGTGCAGCTGCTTCTTGTTGACAAGAAGGTTACCAATGCAAGGGACCTTGTTGGTGTTCTAGAGTATGCTATTAGAGGCGGTTACCCAATTCTGATAATTGCAGAAGATATTGAACAAGAAGCTTTGGCTACTCTTGTTGTTAACAAGCTTAGAGGCACTTTGAAGATCGCAGCTCTTAAAGAACCTGGATTTGGAGAGCGGAAGAGCCAGTACCTTGATGATATTGCCATTCTAACTGGAGGTAACTGCTGTTTCTGTAAAACAAAACCTTTTACGTGGGTAACAATTAGAACCATTTCATTGTTTAAAATCTTGTTGGGGTTTGTGCGTGCAGCGACTGTGATAAGAGAGGAAGTTGGTCTCTCTCTTGACAAAGCTGGGAAAGAGGTTTTAGGTACCGCCTCTAAGGTTGTTCTCACCAAGGAGATGACGACCATTGTTGGTGATGGTAGCACACAGGAAGCAGTGAACAAGCGTGTTGTACAGATTAAGAATCTTATTGAGGTAAATGCGAGATAAACTGCAGATTATGTATATCAGTTTATTATGCTAAGAAGGCAATGGTTGATTGGTTGTACAGCAAGCAGAGCAAGAGTATGAGAAGGAAAAATTGAATGAGAGAATTGCAAAGCTTTCTGGTGGAGTTGCTGTTATTCAGGTAAGTAGTATCCACATGAGCTTTTTCTAACCTATATAAGAATCCTAACTATAGCTCTTGCGTTTTGGTTTAAGGTTGGAGCACAAACTGAGACAGAGCTGAAAGAAAAGAAGCTGAGAGTTGAAGATGCTCTTAACGCCACAAAGGTGATTTTCTTAAGCTAGTTGGGTTATAGAGGAGTTTGTAATTCTGACTACTCATGGACTATCTTAATCATATGATATCGTTGAGTTTCAGGCTGCGGTTGCGGAAGGTATTGTTGTTGGTGTTGGTTGCACTCTGCTTCGTCTTGCAGCCAAGGTTGACGCCATCAAGGATACCCTTGAAAACGATGAAGAAAAAGTAAGCAGTGTAATCCAATAACTTTGTGCTTTGTGACTATCTTTCTCTGACTATTTGTGACTATATAGGTTGGAGCAGAGATCGTTAAAATAGCCCTGAGTTACCCTCTGAAGTTGATAGCAAAGAATGCTGGTGTCAACGGAAGCGTTGTTAGCGAGAAGGTAACTGACTTAACGTTAAACCTCCACTCATGTACAGCTCTTGAATCCTTGATCTAAGTAAGTTACGTGTTTATATTCATTACGGGTGCTAGCTAATGATAATGTGAAGTTCGGATACAATGCTGCAACCGGAAAGTATGAAGACCTGACGGCTGCAGGAATCATTGACCCTACAAAGGTTCGAAAACACAGCACTCTCTTCTATCTAAACCATTTGATGATAAAGATCTCAATGAGCATGTGAAAACTTGTGCATTTTTCAGGTTGTGAGATGTTGCTTGGAACATGCCGCCTCGGTTGCAAAGACGTTCTTGATGTCTGACTGTGTGGTTGTTGAGATCAAGGAGCCAGAGCCAGTTCCTGCTGGCAACCCAATGGACAATTCAGGTTAGTCTTAATATATTGATGGAAGCTTGGACAATAGCATCAGAACATTCATGTTTCTTCATCTCTGATCTCTTTGACTTTGTCTTGTTCCAGGATATGGATACTGAGATAGACCAACCAGATTTGCTCTTGAAGATGAGAGATTAATGAACATTCCGAAACGAGAGTAGCTCACCGGGAAACGGATTACTTTAGCTTGCAAACAAAAATGTATCTGCAAGTGTAATGATTTTTTGAACCAGAGAGCATTGTGTTTCTTAGATGTTGAATTTggaataattttgaataaattgTCAAGTGTTGTTCTTCAAATTGTCTAGGTTTTAAAGAAACTGCAGAACTCGAAAGGATAAAAGCATATAGTAAATTTAACAACTAAAGCGACTTGAATCTGAGCGAGAAAGAAACTTACTAACTGGTTAAAGAAACAACTCTTTTCGCAATCCTAAAGGCATCACAGAATACTGCCATGTTGTATCTGGAATCATCATGTAACCTCCGGCTAGCAAATGTAGATTGATCACAGAATGATGCAAGCACAGCTTTTATCACCATCATATCTGATATCGTCTTCTTCACTGCAAGTATAATGAAGGATCAGACAAATGCTGATTAACTAAACATACTGAAAAGGTTAGAACTCTGAAGCTTcaagacttcatcttcatatcATGAAACCAAAGGAACTGCAAGCAAATATCAGACTAACCTACACTCGAATTCACGGATCTCAGCAAGTTCTTTCCCCATCACATCCACCCACTGTACCTGCTTCCTCTCCATTCTCCCATCTAAAGCCTTCTTCCTGAGACTGCTTTTCAAGATCTCACCATGACATTGaccttgctcttcttcttgtttctccTCAAAGACGCACTCTTATTCCTTTTCCTCTGTACCATAATCTTCTTCTCTAACCTCATCTAACAAACCATCAACATAATGATCATCATTGGCCTCAACAACCGTAGTAGTGGAAAAAGACACTTGAGGAGGCGTGTTCTCCAATTTCAACGAGCCTGATGTGTAGATGTGAGGAGAAGGCTTAGAGAAGCAGATGAAGAAGGGTACTGGATCTTACACAGCAACACCCTCATCAAGACAGGAGCAAGGGGTGCTGAGGAAGACTGTTAATATATAAACATCTCCTCTTGGATAGAATCGAAAGACCATTTAAATACACGTTGATAAGATGACAAAAGTACATGGACCAACGCTAGGAAAGGACATATTCCAATTGATCAGAGTCATCAGTTTTTTACTGTTGGTTCCTGATTGTTTCACCCATCAATGTCATAAACATCACATGTTCATTTATGCGAGAGTATCTGCAATGGTGGAAGTCAACCATTGTCTGGATTCTGTATACTACAAGTGTCAAATGGGATTAAACTGGACGAGCATCCAACATGATGTAACTTTACTTTTGTATGTATTATTATATGTCTCTCTGTTTCAAGCACTCATcaagaaaaaatattcaatGGATTTGTTTTGCTATATAAACGTGTTTGTTACACCTGCTTCTTCCAACTTCTTGATGGAGAAATAATCAACAAAGATACACAAGAGATGGTAAAGCTACAACAAGCATTACCATGAGGTGTTACTGCTGAATTTTCAGAACAGGAAACGTAATGACGTCTCTTATACTCGCGGAGTTTGTCAACAGCATCACTAGCCTGTCGATTCCAAGCCCCTtaagagaaacaaacaaacaataccAGTGAACTGATATCAGTACTTGAGAATACAAGTTTGGTCATGATTCCGCTGCTCGCTTTGCGTTATGCTGCCTTACTTGCTCTTCCAACCGCGTCCTCTACCATATTTTAAACTCAAAATCATTAATCTTTTATGATCTAGTGAACACAAAGATAGCTAAAAGCAGACCATTTAATATGTAGAATGCTATTCAAGAAGAGGCAGAAAAAATGTGTGGAAGAATGCATCAGCCCATTACCTGGTCCACGGGATCAGTCAATTCAGAAAATGCATTTGCCATTTCGCGGCCACAGCTCAAATCTTTCAGTCAAATTTGCATTACTGTTACAAAAGTGCAGTTCTCATAAGTCATAACATAAGATGAATGATCAAGAAGATGGTGAGAGCTCTCTAGAAACAACTTTACCCGCGATGTGGCTTGGCCAAGGGAGATATTTCGATTGGGTAATAGGAAAGTTATCATACCGGGTTATAAGGATTTGAGGGGTAGTTTGATGATGAAGGTACACTGGAGTATGGCACACCACTGCCAGTAACATGTCTCTGCATATCTGAATAACCAGCAGCATAACCATCGTCATAACCATGAGCATAACCCTTATACAACTGCCCATCTCCGTGGCTTGTTCCTGGCGGCCAAAGACTGTATGCTTTACTGGTATAACCCTGTGGGGGTGGTGCTTCGTCGCCAACGTGGGTCCGCATGCTTTGTTGTGGCAGT
The window above is part of the Brassica napus cultivar Da-Ae chromosome C3, Da-Ae, whole genome shotgun sequence genome. Proteins encoded here:
- the LOC106357512 gene encoding chaperonin 60 subunit beta 2, chloroplastic-like, whose product is MIAEAMSKVGRKCVVTLEEGKSAENYLYVVEGMQFDRGYISPYFVTDSEKMSVEYENCKLLLVDKKVTNARDLVGVLEYAIRGGYPILIIAEDIEQEALATLVVNKLRGTLKIAALKEPGFGERKSQYLDDIAILTGATVIREEVGLSLDKAGKEVLGTASKVVLTKEMTTIVGDGSTQEAVNKRVVQIKNLIEQAEQEYEKEKLNERIAKLSGGVAVIQVGAQTETELKEKKLRVEDALNATKAAVAEGIVVGVGCTLLRLAAKVDAIKDTLENDEEKVGAEIVKIALSYPLKLIAKNAGVNGSVVSEKVTDLTLNLHSCTALESLI